A single window of Dermochelys coriacea isolate rDerCor1 chromosome 2, rDerCor1.pri.v4, whole genome shotgun sequence DNA harbors:
- the LOC119852055 gene encoding metallothionein-like isoform X1 yields MDPQDCLCVAGRSCTCADSCKCKNCKCTSCKKSCCSCCPAGCNNCAKGCVCKGLASGKCSCCS; encoded by the exons ATGGATCCCCAGGACTGTCTTTGTGTTGCCG GTCGCTCCTGTACCTGTGCTGATTCCTGCAAATGCAAAAATTGCAAGTGCACCTCTTGCAAAAAGA GTTGTTGCTCCTGTTGCCCAGCTGGATGCAATAATTGTGCCAAGGGCTGTGTCTGCAAAGGTCTAGCATCTGGGAAATGCAGCTGCTGTTCCTAA